Below is a window of Flavobacterium sp. CFS9 DNA.
ATACTAAAACAACAACATCTCCGTTGTTAGCTAAAACCAAAACCGTACTGCCTATGATTTAACGTTACCTAACCTTAAAATCCAAAAATCATGACTAAATCAAACATCTACGAAACCAATTGGACCGATCTTGTTTTCGAAAACAAGAACAAAGAGTACGGCGCTTATCAATTACGCCAGGAGAGTTCAAAAAACACAGTTACAGCTTTATTTATGGGATTGCTATTATTGGCAGGTCTGGGAAGTGCGTCGGTGTTGATTAATAAGTTTGGAACACATGGCCCCGTAGAAACAGGTCCAACTGTTCTTACTGACCCCATAACACCCGTAGATCTAACTCCGATTCAGGTAAAACCTGAACCACCGGCACCGCCTGTAGCGCCTCAGCAAACCGCAGCTGCGTCACCCGTTACCAGTTCACAATTGGTAAATCCTGTTGTAACAGCCGCAACTCAGGCCACACCCGATGTTATTGCACCAAACACAGACAATCATCCTGTTGTTGACAATGCAAACACCGGAACAGGAACTGCAGTAAATGCATTACCGGCAACTGGCGGTGGTGTTGAAACTACAGTAGCTTCAACAGGAGAAAGCAAAGACCCTGTTAATGTAGCTATCTTAGACAAACTACCTGAATTTCCGGGAGGAATGACTAAGTTTTATACTTATGTAGGAAACAATTTCAACAGACCGGAACTGGATGCTGAAAAAACCCTAAGAGTGTATGTATCTTTTGTAATTGAAAAAGACGGCTCCATTACAGACATCATGGTAAAAAATGATCCGGGATACGGAATCGGAAAAGAGGCCATCAGGGTATTAAAATCATTAAAAACAAAATGGAGCCCGGGTATTTTAAACGGAAAACCTGTTCGAACTGCCTATAACCTTCCAATCACAATAAAAACAGAATAACAAAACAATAAAAAACAAAAAAGCAGAACTTAGGTTCTGCTTTTTTATTTCATTAAGCACCAGTCCATTCTTAATTAAATCCCGATACAGTAAAAAAATTAACAAAATAAATTACTTTTACTGCTCCTTAGGAGAAAAATCAAATCTATTAAAATTAAAAACTAAAAAATGGGAATATTTTCAGCTATTCTAGGTAATGCCGGCTCTGTTAGCCAGGAGGAGTTATTAAAAAAATACGGACAGCTTTTAACAGACAGAGAAGAAATCGAAATGGGTTTTAAACTACTCCGCGATACTTTTATCTTTACGAACAAAAGATTAATTCTGGTTGATGTACAAGGATTAACAGGAAGTAAAACTGAATACAAATCTATTGCTTACAAAAGCATTACACGTTTCAGTGTAGAAACAGCAGGAACTTTTGATTTGGATGCAGAATTAAAAATCTGGGTTGCAAGCGAATTACAGCCAAGCATTGTAAAACAATTTAACAAATCAGTAAATGTGTACGACGTACAAAAAGTACTGGCATTTCACGTTTTAGGCTAAACTCTATACAACAAACCCGACAGGTTTCAAAAACCTGTCGGGTTTGATATAAATTTAAAATAAAATTATTTTTTCTTTTTAGCAGGAGCTTTCTTGGCAGGAGTTCCTTTTTTAGCCGGAGCAGTATTTACAATTTTCTGCTGTACATACGGTTTATACAAACCATCTTTCTCCGCTCTTTTCTTAGCATCTTCAGCTCTTTGTTTTGAATCCGGATGTGAACTCATCATCTGATCGATAAAAGAAGCTTCATTACCTTCACTCATTTTGGCCAAAATTCTAAATGCCGATTCTTCAGCATTTACATTATAACCATTCTTCTTTAAAAATTCATAAGAAAATAAATCTGCCTCTGCTTCTTGCTTACGGCTAAACTTATTATCAATAATAGCGCTACCTATTTTACCCAACTGGCTATCGGTAACACTTGCGATCGTAGCGGATTGAGAAGCAGCCCCTTCTAACAAAGCTTCTTTTCTGTAAGCCGCTTTAATGGCATCTCTTGAATCCTGATTGGCTACGTGACCAATTTCATGACCAATTACTGCCAGCAATTCATTGTCGTCCATAATATCCATCAATCCTGAATATACACGCACGCTTCCATCAGCAGTTGCAAAAGCGTTAACTTCTTTTAATTTATAAACTTTATAATTCAAAGTATATCCGTCACCGGCTGTATGCTTTCCAAAAACCCTGTTCAGTCTTAAAGTATACGGATCATTCGCAGCTGCAACCTGATTTTCGGCATCCATTTTATCAACAGCAGCTTTTGATAAAGCAGCAGCATCAGCATTACTGAAAGTAAAACTACTAACTCCCTTTTGAACAGCTCCCAATGCTTTTTCACCAAAATTAATCTGCGCATTTATTTTAGTAAAACCAAAAGCGGCAAACAAAACTCCCAATACTATAAATTTCTTTTTCATGTTCTATAATGATTACAATTTAACAACAAATGTAGTACAAACTCAATTCCTTTTGAATTGCATTTTGACTAATTTTTTAACAAATAAAGGTATAAATTTTAAATGAGTAAAAATGAGCAGTCAAACAAAATCCTCACTCTTACTCCAATTGACAGACAAAAAAGAAGCATTTTAATCAGCATCAATGCTTTAAAAATAAAATTTTAACACACTCACATGATTATTACCAAAAGTGCGTTATAAAAACTCCAGGCCTTTTCAATACCAAATTAAATCTTAAACGAATCTCCAAATAAACTACATTCCGTATCTTTGTACTTTGAATTTTGATATATGGAAACAGTCATTGAAAATATACCAACAGGGAAACCTAAATGGTTAAAGGTTAAACTTCCTATTGGACAAAAATACACTGAACTTCGTGGTTTGGTTGATAAGTATAGTTTAAACACTATTTGTACTTCGGGAAGCTGCCCAAATATGGGAGAATGCTGGGGTGAAGGTACCGCTACTTTTATGATTTTGGGGAATGTATGTACCCGTTCCTGTGGTTTCTGCGGTGTAAAAACCGGACGTCCTGAAACGGTAGATTGGGATGAACCTGAAAAAGTAGCCCGTTCTATAAAAATCATGAACATTAAACATGCTGTAATTACAAGTGTAGACCGAGACGATTTAAAAGACGGCGGTTCTATTATTTGGATTGAAACGGTAAAAGCAATCCGAAGAATGAATCCGAATACGACTCTTGAAACTTTAATTCCGGATTTTCAGGGAATCGAAAGAAATATAGATCGTATTGTCGAGGCCAATCCTGAAGTAGTTTCACACAATGTTGAGACTGTTCGTCGTTTGACCCGTGAAGTACGTATTCAGGCAAAATACGATCGTAGTCTGGAAGTTTTACGTTACCTGAAAGAAAAAGGAATCAACAGAACCAAATCCGGAATCATGCTTGGACTTGGAGAAACTGAAGAAGAAGTTTTTCAAACGATGACCGATTTACGAAATGCAAATGTGGATGTGGTTACTATTGGACAATACCTTCAACCAAGTAAAAAACATTTGCCTGTAAAAGAATTTATAACGCCTGAACAATTCGCCCGATATGAAAAATTTGGTCTTGAATTAGGTTTCCGTCATGTAGAAAGCGGACCACTGGTTCGTTCTTCTTACAAAGCACAAAAACACATTTTATAAAAAGGTTTAACTGTTTAACCGTTCTATTTGTTTAATCGAGAAAATCGTTTGACCACTAAATGTTTATTGGCAGATGCGATTAAACAACTAAACGAATAAACGATTTAACAAACAATCGAAAAGCTTGAAAACAAGAATTGCTATAAATGGTTTTGGAAGAATAGGCCGAAATTTATTTCGCTTACTTTTAAACCATCCTGACATTGAAGTAATTGCCATTAATGACATTGCTGACAACAAAACCATGTCGCATTTGATAAAATACGACAGTATTCACGGAGTCTTACCTTTTAAAGTCAGTCATGACGAGGAAGGAATCATTGTTGACGGGAAACATTTTTTCTTTTTTCATGAAAAAAGTATTTCTAATCTGGATTGGAAAAGCCATAAGATCGATTTTGTAATTGAATCAACAGGAAAGTTTAAAACATACGAAGAACTAAACGCCCATATCGAAGCCGGAGCAAAAAAGGTAATCCTTTCTGCTCCATCAGAAGTTGACACCATCAAAACAGTAGTTCTAGGAGTTAACGAAGGTATTCTTGACGGAAGCGAAAACATTGTTTCGAATGCAAGCTGTACGACAAACAATGCGGCTCCGATGATAAAAATCATCGATGAATTGTGTGGAATTGAGCAGGCTTACATCACAACTATACACTCTTACACCACTGACCAAAGTCTTCATGACCAGCCACATAAGGACTTACGTCGTGCGAGAGGCGCAAGCCAGTCAATTGTTCCAACAACTACAGGTGCAGCTAAGGCATTAACAAAAATTTTCCCTAACTTGCATCATAAAATTGGAGGATGTGGAATTCGTGTTCCTGTTCCCGATGGTTCATTAACAGACATAACGTTTAATGTAAAACGTGCTGTTACGATTGAAGAAATAAATAAAGCATTTGAAGAATCCTCAAAAACAAATTTAAAAGGAATACTGGATTACACAGAAGATCCAATTGTTTCTGTTGATGTAATTGGCAACACACATTCGTGTTTGTTTGATGCTCAATTAACTTCGGTTATTGACAAAATGGTAAAGGTTGTGGGTTGGTACGATAACGAAATTGGATACTCATCAAGATTGATCGATTTAATTTTACTAATAAGAAAAACCTAAGATTCATTGTAAAAGCATTGCCATACATGAAACATTATCTTTTTATTGTTGTTTGTCTATTAAATTCGTTTTTGTACTCTCAATCTAAAAAGAGTACGGATAGCATTTCCTATTATAACAGATTAACGGACACCAATCTCAACAATAAAAAATACGAAAAGGCAATTTATTACACCGAAAAGTCAATTGAATTTTGCGAGGCGAACAATAAATTAGAAAACCTGGCCAATCAGACTTTTAAGCTGGGAAAAATTTATTATCATCAGAAAAATTACGCAGAAGCTCTAAAAAACTTCCACAAAAGTGTTGCTTTATTTGAAAACACAAAGCCAACCTGCACAAAAGTTTTGGCATTGCACTATATTGGTTTAACCAATACTACAAAAAGCGATTACAAAACTGCAGCAATCTACTACAGAAAAGCGGAAGAGCTTTTAAATCAGTTAAAGATTAAGGATCATGCCGAAATACTAAGCTATCAAAAAGCAATAGCTTTAAAAACCGCTAAAAACCTGCCTTTAGCCGCTGAAACTTTTTACAAAATAACACAACGGCCGGACAATACTGAAATCATAAAAACCAAAACCGATTCGTATTATCAACTAGGCTTAATCGAGACACAGCTGAAACGAAATGATTCGGCTATAGGTTATTTTGAAAAGGCTTTAAATTATAATGCCAAAACAAATAATCTCGTCCAAAAATCAAAAATTGTTCTGGCAATCAGTCAGTATTACAGACAAAATAAAAAATTTGATCTTGCTTACTCGTACCTGGAAGAACATTATCAGCTGGAAAATTACATCTTAAAGCTAAAAAATACTCAAACGGATCACGATGAATTCGAAAAATTCAAGAAGAACGAATCCTTAAAAGCCAGTATTAAAAAGGAAAGTGAAGAGAAAATTCAGTTAAAAACCTACCGATATTCTAAACTGGTAAGTATTCTGGCCATTGCCCTTATCTCCATTTTATCTCTTTTGAGTTTAGCATTGTACAAAAACAACATTATCCGAAATCAGAATAATCTACTATTAAGAGAGAAAAACAAAGAACTCATTCTCGCCAAAAATAAAGCTGAAAAGGCATCTAAAGCCCGATCTGAGTTTTTGTCAACCGTAAGTCATGAACTGCGGACTCCCTTAAATGCCATTAACGGAATTACTCATTTGTTACTGGAAGACAATCCTAAGAAAAAACAATTAAAATATTTAGAGTCTTTGAAATTCTCAGGAAATTACCTGACTACTTTTATCAACGAGATTCTGGAAATTAATAAAATTGATTCGACAAAGGTCGAAATAGAAAACATAAGCTTTAACCTGAAAGAACTTCTTTTTAACATTCAGAGTTCTTTAAAAGAATTGGCTACCGCCAACAAAAACTACTTTAACCTTGAAATAGACGAAGCTATTCCGGATAATATAATTGGTGACCCTACAAAACTGTCCCAAATCATCCTGAATTTAATCAACAACGCTTTAAAATTTACTCAAAACGGACATGTCAATGTAATTGCAAAATTATACGAACTGGGAGAAGACAACACAACCATTTACTTCGAGATTGTAGACACCGGAATTGGCATCCCGGAAGATAAGCTTCAGACTGTTTTTGAAAGTTTTTCACAGGGATCTATAGAAGTAAACAGAAAATATGGCGGAACCGGCCTTGGACTTACGATTGTCAAAAAACTAATTGAGCTTCTGGGTGGAGAAATCAGACTAAAAAGCGAAGTTGGAAAGGGTTCAACTTTTACATTCAAACTAAATTTTAAGATCAATAAAGAACAATTGAAAACGATTGAAGAAATAAAGCCATACAGCGACGTACAATTAAACAACAAATCAATTCTGTTGATTGAGGACAACAAAATCAATCAAATGATTACTCGAAAAATGCTTGAAAATAAAAACATCAGCTGCGAAATCATCGACAATGGTGAAGATGCAGTTGAGCTTTTAAAAGTAAAACGTTTTGACATGATCCTCATGGATGTCCATTTACCGGGAATCAACGGAACAACGGCTACAAAACTTATAAGAGAATTTGACAAAACCACTCCGATTATTGCT
It encodes the following:
- the gap gene encoding type I glyceraldehyde-3-phosphate dehydrogenase, whose amino-acid sequence is MKTRIAINGFGRIGRNLFRLLLNHPDIEVIAINDIADNKTMSHLIKYDSIHGVLPFKVSHDEEGIIVDGKHFFFFHEKSISNLDWKSHKIDFVIESTGKFKTYEELNAHIEAGAKKVILSAPSEVDTIKTVVLGVNEGILDGSENIVSNASCTTNNAAPMIKIIDELCGIEQAYITTIHSYTTDQSLHDQPHKDLRRARGASQSIVPTTTGAAKALTKIFPNLHHKIGGCGIRVPVPDGSLTDITFNVKRAVTIEEINKAFEESSKTNLKGILDYTEDPIVSVDVIGNTHSCLFDAQLTSVIDKMVKVVGWYDNEIGYSSRLIDLILLIRKT
- a CDS encoding ATP-binding protein, encoding MKHYLFIVVCLLNSFLYSQSKKSTDSISYYNRLTDTNLNNKKYEKAIYYTEKSIEFCEANNKLENLANQTFKLGKIYYHQKNYAEALKNFHKSVALFENTKPTCTKVLALHYIGLTNTTKSDYKTAAIYYRKAEELLNQLKIKDHAEILSYQKAIALKTAKNLPLAAETFYKITQRPDNTEIIKTKTDSYYQLGLIETQLKRNDSAIGYFEKALNYNAKTNNLVQKSKIVLAISQYYRQNKKFDLAYSYLEEHYQLENYILKLKNTQTDHDEFEKFKKNESLKASIKKESEEKIQLKTYRYSKLVSILAIALISILSLLSLALYKNNIIRNQNNLLLREKNKELILAKNKAEKASKARSEFLSTVSHELRTPLNAINGITHLLLEDNPKKKQLKYLESLKFSGNYLTTFINEILEINKIDSTKVEIENISFNLKELLFNIQSSLKELATANKNYFNLEIDEAIPDNIIGDPTKLSQIILNLINNALKFTQNGHVNVIAKLYELGEDNTTIYFEIVDTGIGIPEDKLQTVFESFSQGSIEVNRKYGGTGLGLTIVKKLIELLGGEIRLKSEVGKGSTFTFKLNFKINKEQLKTIEEIKPYSDVQLNNKSILLIEDNKINQMITRKMLENKNISCEIIDNGEDAVELLKVKRFDMILMDVHLPGINGTTATKLIREFDKTTPIIALTAISLDENRDMLLSYGMNDVITKPFVPDEFYSIIARFF
- a CDS encoding energy transducer TonB — encoded protein: MTKSNIYETNWTDLVFENKNKEYGAYQLRQESSKNTVTALFMGLLLLAGLGSASVLINKFGTHGPVETGPTVLTDPITPVDLTPIQVKPEPPAPPVAPQQTAAASPVTSSQLVNPVVTAATQATPDVIAPNTDNHPVVDNANTGTGTAVNALPATGGGVETTVASTGESKDPVNVAILDKLPEFPGGMTKFYTYVGNNFNRPELDAEKTLRVYVSFVIEKDGSITDIMVKNDPGYGIGKEAIRVLKSLKTKWSPGILNGKPVRTAYNLPITIKTE
- a CDS encoding PH domain-containing protein, producing MGIFSAILGNAGSVSQEELLKKYGQLLTDREEIEMGFKLLRDTFIFTNKRLILVDVQGLTGSKTEYKSIAYKSITRFSVETAGTFDLDAELKIWVASELQPSIVKQFNKSVNVYDVQKVLAFHVLG
- the lipA gene encoding lipoyl synthase, with product METVIENIPTGKPKWLKVKLPIGQKYTELRGLVDKYSLNTICTSGSCPNMGECWGEGTATFMILGNVCTRSCGFCGVKTGRPETVDWDEPEKVARSIKIMNIKHAVITSVDRDDLKDGGSIIWIETVKAIRRMNPNTTLETLIPDFQGIERNIDRIVEANPEVVSHNVETVRRLTREVRIQAKYDRSLEVLRYLKEKGINRTKSGIMLGLGETEEEVFQTMTDLRNANVDVVTIGQYLQPSKKHLPVKEFITPEQFARYEKFGLELGFRHVESGPLVRSSYKAQKHIL
- a CDS encoding M48 family metalloprotease, encoding MKKKFIVLGVLFAAFGFTKINAQINFGEKALGAVQKGVSSFTFSNADAAALSKAAVDKMDAENQVAAANDPYTLRLNRVFGKHTAGDGYTLNYKVYKLKEVNAFATADGSVRVYSGLMDIMDDNELLAVIGHEIGHVANQDSRDAIKAAYRKEALLEGAASQSATIASVTDSQLGKIGSAIIDNKFSRKQEAEADLFSYEFLKKNGYNVNAEESAFRILAKMSEGNEASFIDQMMSSHPDSKQRAEDAKKRAEKDGLYKPYVQQKIVNTAPAKKGTPAKKAPAKKKK